In Rutidosis leptorrhynchoides isolate AG116_Rl617_1_P2 chromosome 2, CSIRO_AGI_Rlap_v1, whole genome shotgun sequence, one genomic interval encodes:
- the LOC139893072 gene encoding cytochrome P450 76T24-like, with translation MDYQIFVLTLSFLSLLIYLFIIPGHRDSRLPPGPNPLPIIGNLLLLGDKPHRSLATLSKRYGPLMSLKLGSRTTIVVSSPYIAKDFLSTHDQFFSNRSVQNTTRLLDHHKVSLAWMPANDQWRLLRRITKEFLFSGQCLDASEMLRQQKVQELVDHVSECCTSETAVNIGAVAFTTTLNILSNLMFSKDLSQYVTTASSHEFKDAIWGVMEIGARPNLIDFFPIFKPFDLQGLTRQGIIYSKILFGIFDEIIDQRLQTRTSSSSYEDVQPRKNDVLDLLIDFSLKNESVLSRNDIRHLFLDLFVAGTDTASTTLEWAMTELIRNPKKMETARLELIKVMKNNTKLILEDDIPQLRYLQAVIKETFRLHPPAPFLIPHEATRDVEVQGFIVPKNAQILCNVWAIGRDPKVWSDPETFMPERFLEVEIDYRGQDFELIPFGSGRRMCPGLNIANRMLHVMLGTLIYKFNWKLEGNMRAEDMNMDDKFGLTCPRSEPLIAVPTRN, from the exons ATGGACTACCAAATCTTTGTTTTAACACTATCTTTCCTCTCACTGTTAATATATCTTTTCATCATTCCCGGCCACCGTGATTCTCGGCTTCCGCCGGGCCCTAACCCTCTACCGATCATCGGAAACCTCTTATTACTAGGCGACAAACCCCACCGGTCTCTCGCAACACTCTCTAAACGGTACGGTCCTTTAATGTCACTTAAGTTGGGTAGTAGAACCACCATAGTTGTTTCATCACCCTATATTGCCAAAGACTTTTTAAGTACACACGATCAATTCTTCTCTAATCGATCGGTCCAAAACACTACACGTCTCTTGGACCACCATAAAGTCTCACTTGCATGGATGCCAGCTAACGATCAGTGGCGACTACTAAGACGTATAACTAAAGAATTTTTGTTTTCTGGACAGTGCCTTGATGCTAGCGAAATGTTACGTCAGCAAAAG GTACAAGAACTTGTTGATCATGTAAGTGAATGTTGTACAAGTGAAACGGCTGTGAACATAGGCGCGGTTGCATTTACGACAACACTAAACATTTTATCCAACTTGATGTTCTCTAAGGACTTGTCTCAATACGTTACCACCGCATCATCACATGAATTTAAGGACGCGATATGGGGAGTTATGGAAATTGGGGCGAGGCCGAACCTAATTGACTTTTTCCCTATATTTAAACCATTCGATCTACAAGGGTTAACACGACAAGGAATCATTTATTCCAAGATATTATTTGGTATTTTTGATGAGATTATTGATCAGCGGTTGCAAACAAGAACTAGTTCATCATCCTATGAAGATGTTCAACCACGAAAAAATGATGTGTTGGACTTGCTGATCGACTTCAGCTTAAAAAATGAGTCTGTACTTAGTCGAAATGACATAAGACATTTGTTTTTG GATTTGTTTGTGGCTGGAACCGATACGGCATCAACCACATTGGAATGGGCGATGACAGAGCTTATACGTAACCCCAAGAAGATGGAGACGGCTCGTTTAGAGCTCATAAAAGTCATGAAAAACAACACAAAACTTATACTAGAAGACGATATCCCTCAACTCCGTTACCTACAAGCAGTTATCAAAGAAACTTTTAG GCTACATCCTCCCGCCCCATTTCTTATCCCTCACGAAGCCACACGTGATGTTGAAGTCCAAGGTTTCATCGTGCCTAAAAATGCACAAATCCTATGTAATGTTTGGGCTATTGGACGAGACCCAAAAGTTTGGTCAGACCCAGAAACATTCATGCCTGAGCGATTTTTGGAAGTCGAAATAGACTACAGAGGACAAGATTTCGAGCTCATTCCGTTTGGTAGTGGGAGGAGGATGTGCCCGGGACTGAATATTGCTAATCGAATGCTACACGTGATGCTCGGTACTTTAATTTACAAGTTTAATTGGAAGCTGGAAGGAAATATGAGAGCAGAAGATATGAATATGGACGATAAGTTCGGGTTAACATGTCCGAGATCTGAACCGCTCATAGCTGTTCCTACCAGAAATTGA